A part of Rhodamnia argentea isolate NSW1041297 chromosome 8, ASM2092103v1, whole genome shotgun sequence genomic DNA contains:
- the LOC115756516 gene encoding protein gamma response 1 isoform X1 yields the protein MEAFLRSPAMDKCDNNSPKVGVSLDHDDVKYVSGLSTILVAAIQEAKDRISQIEYIFCSQLYPNFQSKSRSLQKIYTEAMEAAENTWKEKESNLLIQTEKLLLEKQQVSQENRSLRKEMAKMSKEQEERLKELADEQENRKHKIDELESELRQKTKEFDEGIDLQKKLLQLVQSNASALAIKGKETKELEEKTRALLAKQENLENMVKALKDEVRKKTEEVIRGKDLQANLMKKMQLQASEVLDREQLLVNCEKEKEILMTRSKCLAEKISELEEDLRRKANEEMVRKLNKELPEQSDSGHLDRMVNEKESQQHEERQFLSCKVKDLEEKVNDLQACLREKSSHITEGGLEENLLQLIECKTSELLSERKKKKDLFDAYKRLKSQNNYLRTKLGLVNEDNLPQSKSFEGDDILRRQQNQPTASCLENGDLNTAPFGGGVKVKGEISVEDRLEDDQGIGPMKNSRSLSPKSKYVSSKCQIGEKSMAAAGTKRNASDWRDTRSNQPLGGPDPHDDFLNTPFENVKRNLNEAATEEYRDSPAHNLKEIYRSFSDDETQDMNVDPCPKKQQVVAPSAGKRSFKYVEPVRRKAERENLKGIECRQCKRFYDAVLPDNESKDNDNNKRNFRCEHQDGVSRHRYKYVPPMTPEGFWNIGFESEM from the exons ATGGAAGCTTTTCTCCGCAGTCCCGCG ATGGACAAATGCGACAATAACTCTCCAAAAGTGGGGGTTTCCTTAGACCATGATGATGTTAAGTATGTCTCAGGCCTGAGCACTATATTGGTCGCGGCCATTCAGGAAGCTAAGGACAGAATATCTCAGATAGAATACATATTCTGCAGTCAACTTTACCcaaatttccagtcaaaatccAGAAGCTTGCAGAAAATTTACACAGAGGCCATGGAAGCTGCTGAAAATACatggaaagagaaggaaagtaaTTTGTTAATTCAAACAGAAAAACTTCTGCTGGAAAAGCAGCAGGTCAGCCAAGAAAACCGGTCTCTCAGAAAGGAAATGGCGAAGATGTCTAAGGAACAGGAAGAGAGATTGAAGGAGTTGGCTGATGAACAGGAGAACCGGAAACATAAAATTGACGAGCTTGAATCTGAGCTTCGACAAAAGACTAAGGAATTTGATGAGGGCATAGATCTCCAGAAGAAGTTACTGCAGTTAGTTCAATCGAATGCTTCTGCACTAGCTATCaaagggaaagaaacaaaagagctAGAAGAAAAGACAAGAGCCCTTCTTGCTAAGCAAGAAAATCTGGAAAATATGGTTAAGGCACTTAAAGATGAAGTCAGAAAGAAAACTGAGGAAGTAATCAGAGGAAAAGACTTGCAAGCAAATTTAATGAAGAAGATGCAATTACAGGCTTCTGAAGTTTTAGACCGAGAGCAGCTGTTGGTCAATtgcgaaaaggaaaaagaaatactgATGACCAGATCAAAGTGCTTGGCGGAGAAAATAAGTGAGCTTGAGGAAGACCTTAGGAGAAAGGCCAACGAAGAGATGGTAAGGAAATTGAACAAAGAGTTGCCTGAACAAAGTGATTCAGGTCATTTAGACCGTATGGTTAATGAGAAGGAATCACAACAACACGAAGAGAGACAATTTTTATCATGCAAGGTGAAGGATCTAGAGGAGAAAGTCAATGACTTGCAGGCATGTCTTCGAGAAAAGAGCAGCCATATTACTGAAGGAGGATTGGAAGAGAATCTACTTCAACTGATTGAATGTAAAACTTCAGAGTTATTGTctgagaggaagaaaaaaaaggatttgttTGATGCCTATAAAAGGCTGAAGTCTCAGAATAATTACCTCCGTACAAAGCTTGGTCTTGTAAATGAGGATAACCTTCCACAAAGCAAATCATTCGAGGGAGATGACATATTGAGGCGCCAGCAGAATCAACCTACTGCATCCT GCCTTGAAAATGGTGATCTGAATACTGCTCCTTTTGGTGGTGGGGTGAAAGTGAAAGGGGAGATCAGTGTTGAAGATCGCTTAGAGGATGACCAAGGGATTGGACCAATGAAGAACTCGCGTTCCCTCTCACCCAAATCAAAGTACGTTTCATCAAAATGTCAAATTGGTGAAAAGTCCATGGCTGCAGCAGGCACAAAGCGCAATGCATCAGATTGGAGAGACACTAGGTCTAATCAACCTTTAGGAGGGCCTGATCCTCACGATGATTTTCTGAATACACCTTTTGAGAACGTTAAAAGGAACTTGAATGAAGCTGCAACTGAAGAATATCGAGATTCTCCAGCCCATAATCTGAAGGAAATATATCGAAGCTTCTCAGATGATGAGACACAGGACATGAATGTTGATCCTTGTCCTAAGAAGCAGCAAGTGGTAGCACCTTCTGCTGGCAAACGAAGTTTTAAGTATGTGGAACCTGTAAGAAGGAAAGCCGAGCGGGAAAATCTAAAAGGAATTGAGTGCAGGCAGTGCAAGAGATTTTACGACGCTGTTCTCCCTGATAATGAAAGCAAAGATAACGACAATAATAAGAGGAATTTCCGCTGTGAGCATCAGGATGGTGTGTCCCGGCATAGGTACAAATATGTTCCTCCAATGACTCCTGAAGGATTCTGGAACATTGGCTTCGAATCTGAAATGTAA
- the LOC115756516 gene encoding protein gamma response 1 isoform X2 produces MDKCDNNSPKVGVSLDHDDVKYVSGLSTILVAAIQEAKDRISQIEYIFCSQLYPNFQSKSRSLQKIYTEAMEAAENTWKEKESNLLIQTEKLLLEKQQVSQENRSLRKEMAKMSKEQEERLKELADEQENRKHKIDELESELRQKTKEFDEGIDLQKKLLQLVQSNASALAIKGKETKELEEKTRALLAKQENLENMVKALKDEVRKKTEEVIRGKDLQANLMKKMQLQASEVLDREQLLVNCEKEKEILMTRSKCLAEKISELEEDLRRKANEEMVRKLNKELPEQSDSGHLDRMVNEKESQQHEERQFLSCKVKDLEEKVNDLQACLREKSSHITEGGLEENLLQLIECKTSELLSERKKKKDLFDAYKRLKSQNNYLRTKLGLVNEDNLPQSKSFEGDDILRRQQNQPTASCLENGDLNTAPFGGGVKVKGEISVEDRLEDDQGIGPMKNSRSLSPKSKYVSSKCQIGEKSMAAAGTKRNASDWRDTRSNQPLGGPDPHDDFLNTPFENVKRNLNEAATEEYRDSPAHNLKEIYRSFSDDETQDMNVDPCPKKQQVVAPSAGKRSFKYVEPVRRKAERENLKGIECRQCKRFYDAVLPDNESKDNDNNKRNFRCEHQDGVSRHRYKYVPPMTPEGFWNIGFESEM; encoded by the exons ATGGACAAATGCGACAATAACTCTCCAAAAGTGGGGGTTTCCTTAGACCATGATGATGTTAAGTATGTCTCAGGCCTGAGCACTATATTGGTCGCGGCCATTCAGGAAGCTAAGGACAGAATATCTCAGATAGAATACATATTCTGCAGTCAACTTTACCcaaatttccagtcaaaatccAGAAGCTTGCAGAAAATTTACACAGAGGCCATGGAAGCTGCTGAAAATACatggaaagagaaggaaagtaaTTTGTTAATTCAAACAGAAAAACTTCTGCTGGAAAAGCAGCAGGTCAGCCAAGAAAACCGGTCTCTCAGAAAGGAAATGGCGAAGATGTCTAAGGAACAGGAAGAGAGATTGAAGGAGTTGGCTGATGAACAGGAGAACCGGAAACATAAAATTGACGAGCTTGAATCTGAGCTTCGACAAAAGACTAAGGAATTTGATGAGGGCATAGATCTCCAGAAGAAGTTACTGCAGTTAGTTCAATCGAATGCTTCTGCACTAGCTATCaaagggaaagaaacaaaagagctAGAAGAAAAGACAAGAGCCCTTCTTGCTAAGCAAGAAAATCTGGAAAATATGGTTAAGGCACTTAAAGATGAAGTCAGAAAGAAAACTGAGGAAGTAATCAGAGGAAAAGACTTGCAAGCAAATTTAATGAAGAAGATGCAATTACAGGCTTCTGAAGTTTTAGACCGAGAGCAGCTGTTGGTCAATtgcgaaaaggaaaaagaaatactgATGACCAGATCAAAGTGCTTGGCGGAGAAAATAAGTGAGCTTGAGGAAGACCTTAGGAGAAAGGCCAACGAAGAGATGGTAAGGAAATTGAACAAAGAGTTGCCTGAACAAAGTGATTCAGGTCATTTAGACCGTATGGTTAATGAGAAGGAATCACAACAACACGAAGAGAGACAATTTTTATCATGCAAGGTGAAGGATCTAGAGGAGAAAGTCAATGACTTGCAGGCATGTCTTCGAGAAAAGAGCAGCCATATTACTGAAGGAGGATTGGAAGAGAATCTACTTCAACTGATTGAATGTAAAACTTCAGAGTTATTGTctgagaggaagaaaaaaaaggatttgttTGATGCCTATAAAAGGCTGAAGTCTCAGAATAATTACCTCCGTACAAAGCTTGGTCTTGTAAATGAGGATAACCTTCCACAAAGCAAATCATTCGAGGGAGATGACATATTGAGGCGCCAGCAGAATCAACCTACTGCATCCT GCCTTGAAAATGGTGATCTGAATACTGCTCCTTTTGGTGGTGGGGTGAAAGTGAAAGGGGAGATCAGTGTTGAAGATCGCTTAGAGGATGACCAAGGGATTGGACCAATGAAGAACTCGCGTTCCCTCTCACCCAAATCAAAGTACGTTTCATCAAAATGTCAAATTGGTGAAAAGTCCATGGCTGCAGCAGGCACAAAGCGCAATGCATCAGATTGGAGAGACACTAGGTCTAATCAACCTTTAGGAGGGCCTGATCCTCACGATGATTTTCTGAATACACCTTTTGAGAACGTTAAAAGGAACTTGAATGAAGCTGCAACTGAAGAATATCGAGATTCTCCAGCCCATAATCTGAAGGAAATATATCGAAGCTTCTCAGATGATGAGACACAGGACATGAATGTTGATCCTTGTCCTAAGAAGCAGCAAGTGGTAGCACCTTCTGCTGGCAAACGAAGTTTTAAGTATGTGGAACCTGTAAGAAGGAAAGCCGAGCGGGAAAATCTAAAAGGAATTGAGTGCAGGCAGTGCAAGAGATTTTACGACGCTGTTCTCCCTGATAATGAAAGCAAAGATAACGACAATAATAAGAGGAATTTCCGCTGTGAGCATCAGGATGGTGTGTCCCGGCATAGGTACAAATATGTTCCTCCAATGACTCCTGAAGGATTCTGGAACATTGGCTTCGAATCTGAAATGTAA
- the LOC115756515 gene encoding uncharacterized protein LOC115756515 isoform X1: protein MGSMDRLDDRTFNVNFSGEGAALLWDTVKLKLKEFMPDYADDTLVEYVVVLLRNGRRKDEARNELDVFLGDDSDSFISWLWDHLAKNLDLYIKPEEPEVNDLHEVKPMSEELPDTADSLNLEPESEKGKSSNLSRSRRNREWKGLMGDAGEPPPLKSSESRHIHEEAKSYPRDHRARRSISPQHATQRKRSRLDERQHMKQRDSTSQTMDAPRRLLQFAVRDAVATSRPSDSAGESTLKRLRSVVSTTSEDVVDRPPRIRSVARVPNPMATVIKAVAEAARDVRKAKPSGNVFDRLSRAVEVSEPELVGEVAAAEDDEFEDLNQFGEHTCSTQPQRLDYDESYDGDMTMMKRESTLGYDYISDNEGYDEGKVTGHSDISQTNIHGGIRHEDSVIMQYSISETTEDDISFKRKKKMEQLPVTANSSHKMANIPVNANSWQPSRQQAGHDATKLDNQHPPRGSLAVAKNSDGQVIGNNKHISVANGNAQPAADTPKESQKMLSSTPGLNSTTRSLEDTDSRTVFVSNVHTAATKDSLSQHFNKFGEVLKVIINTDAATGQPIGSAVVEFTKKEAADDALSLDGSSFMSRVLRVVKRNTTLQKISPMTWPRLGRASPYARFSRVPFSRGIPGAFRSRLPVRPGARSLQWKRDAQGTPVEGGTSIAANSIPFFGTRRFTYVRTESKPTENTGGT, encoded by the exons A TGGGAAGCATGGATCGACTTGATGATCGCACTTTCAACGTCAACTTCAGCGGCGAGGGTGCTGCCCTGCTCTGGGACACcgtcaagctcaagctcaaggagttcATGCCCGATTACGCCGACGACACTCTtgtg GAATACGTTGTTGTCTTATTGAGGAATGGCCGGCGAAAAGATGAAGCGAGGAATGAGTTGGATGTTTTCTTGGGAGACGATAGCGATTCTTTTATATCTTG GTTGTGGGAtcatttggccaaaaatttgGATCTGTACATAAAGCCTGAGGAACCAGAAGTAAACGATTTACATGAAGTGAAACCGATGTCAGAGGAACTGCCCGACACAGCAGATTCTCTAAACCTAGAGCCTGAAtctgaaaagggaaaatcaagTAACTTATCAAGAAGTCGCCGCAATAGGGAATGGAAAGGACTAATGGGGGATGCCGGCGAACCgcctcctctcaagagctcggAGAGCAGGCATATACATGAGGAGGCAAAATCTTACCCCAGGGATCATCGTGCAAGAAGATCCATTTCTCCTCAACATGCAACGCAGCGGAAAAGGAGTCGGCTGGATGAACGGCAGCATATGAAG CAGAGGGACTCAACTTCTCAAACGATGGATGCTCCTAGAAGGTTGCTGCAATTTGCCGTGCGAGATGCTGTGGCAACTTCCCGACCTTCCGACTCTGCTGGAGAATCTACTTTGAAGCGACTACGTTCCGTGGTTTCGACTACCTCTGAAGATGTAGTTGATCGGCCTCCGAGAATCCGATCTGTTGCAAGGGTGCCAAATCCCATGGCGACTGTGATTAAAGCTGTAGCAGAAGCTGCCAGAGATGTGAGAAAAGCAAAACCTTCAGGAAATGTATTCGACAGACTAAGTCGTGCAGTGGAGGTTTCAGAGCCTGAGCTTGTTGGAGAAGTTGCTGCAGCCGAAGATGATGAATTTGAAGACTTAAACCAATTTGGGGAGCATACCTGTTCAACTCAGCCTCAAAGACTTGACTATGATGAAAGCTATGATGGGGATATGACGATGATGAAAAGGGAAAGCACTCTGGGATATGATTATATATCGGACAACGAAGGGTATGATGAAGGAAAAGTTACTGGGCACTCCGATATTTCTCAGACTAACATACATGGTGGAATCAGGCATGAAGATTCAGTGATAATGCAGTACAGTATATCAGAGACCACTGAAGATGATATTAGCTTTAAAcggaaaaagaagatggagcaGCTGCCTGTGACAGCTAATTCTTCCCATAAGATGGCTAACATTCCTGTAAATGCAAATTCATGGCAGCCTTCTCGCCAACAGGCTGGACACGATGCTACTAAGCTGGACAACCAGCACCCTCCGCGAGGAAGTCTGGCAGTGGCAAAGAACTCTGATGGCCAGGTCATAGGGAACAACAAACACATCTCTGTTGCTAATGGAAAT GCACAACCTGCTGCAGATACTCCCAAAGAGTCTCAGAAAATGCTATCATCAACTCCTG GATTAAATTCTACAACTCGTTCTTTGGAGGACACTGATTCTCGGACTGTTTTTGTGAGCAAT GTTCATACCGCTGCCACCAAGGATAGTCTTTCTCAGCATTTCAATAAATTTGGTGAAGTACTAAAAGTGATAATAAATACTGACGCAGCGACTGGACAACCAATAGG ATCAGCTGTTGTGGAGTTCACGAAGAAAGAGGCTGCAGATGATGCACTTTCTTTGGATGGGTCCTCTTTTATGTCACGGGTTCTCAGG GTTGTAAAGCGGAATACGACTCTTCAGAAGATCTCTCCAATGACCTGGCCACGGCTTGGAAGGGCCTCTCCTTATGCAAGGTTTTCCAGAGTTCCTTTTTCCAGAGGAATTCCAGGTGCATTCCGTTCTCGTCTGCCTGTCAGACCTGGTGCAAGGAGCTTGCAATGGAAGCGGGATGCGCAGGGCACTCCTGTAGAAGGTGGGACTAGCATTGCTGCCAACAGCATCCCCTTTTTCGGTACCCGGAGATTTACCTACGTGCGTACCGAGTCTAAACCTACTGAGAACACTGGCGGAACATAG
- the LOC115756515 gene encoding uncharacterized protein LOC115756515 isoform X2: protein MGSMDRLDDRTFNVNFSGEGAALLWDTVKLKLKEFMPDYADDTLVEYVVVLLRNGRRKDEARNELDVFLGDDSDSFISWLWDHLAKNLDLYIKPEEPEVNDLHEVKPMSEELPDTADSLNLEPESEKGKSSNLSRSRRNREWKGLMGDAGEPPPLKSSESRHIHEEAKSYPRDHRARRSISPQHATQRKRSRLDERQHMKRDSTSQTMDAPRRLLQFAVRDAVATSRPSDSAGESTLKRLRSVVSTTSEDVVDRPPRIRSVARVPNPMATVIKAVAEAARDVRKAKPSGNVFDRLSRAVEVSEPELVGEVAAAEDDEFEDLNQFGEHTCSTQPQRLDYDESYDGDMTMMKRESTLGYDYISDNEGYDEGKVTGHSDISQTNIHGGIRHEDSVIMQYSISETTEDDISFKRKKKMEQLPVTANSSHKMANIPVNANSWQPSRQQAGHDATKLDNQHPPRGSLAVAKNSDGQVIGNNKHISVANGNAQPAADTPKESQKMLSSTPGLNSTTRSLEDTDSRTVFVSNVHTAATKDSLSQHFNKFGEVLKVIINTDAATGQPIGSAVVEFTKKEAADDALSLDGSSFMSRVLRVVKRNTTLQKISPMTWPRLGRASPYARFSRVPFSRGIPGAFRSRLPVRPGARSLQWKRDAQGTPVEGGTSIAANSIPFFGTRRFTYVRTESKPTENTGGT, encoded by the exons A TGGGAAGCATGGATCGACTTGATGATCGCACTTTCAACGTCAACTTCAGCGGCGAGGGTGCTGCCCTGCTCTGGGACACcgtcaagctcaagctcaaggagttcATGCCCGATTACGCCGACGACACTCTtgtg GAATACGTTGTTGTCTTATTGAGGAATGGCCGGCGAAAAGATGAAGCGAGGAATGAGTTGGATGTTTTCTTGGGAGACGATAGCGATTCTTTTATATCTTG GTTGTGGGAtcatttggccaaaaatttgGATCTGTACATAAAGCCTGAGGAACCAGAAGTAAACGATTTACATGAAGTGAAACCGATGTCAGAGGAACTGCCCGACACAGCAGATTCTCTAAACCTAGAGCCTGAAtctgaaaagggaaaatcaagTAACTTATCAAGAAGTCGCCGCAATAGGGAATGGAAAGGACTAATGGGGGATGCCGGCGAACCgcctcctctcaagagctcggAGAGCAGGCATATACATGAGGAGGCAAAATCTTACCCCAGGGATCATCGTGCAAGAAGATCCATTTCTCCTCAACATGCAACGCAGCGGAAAAGGAGTCGGCTGGATGAACGGCAGCATATGAAG AGGGACTCAACTTCTCAAACGATGGATGCTCCTAGAAGGTTGCTGCAATTTGCCGTGCGAGATGCTGTGGCAACTTCCCGACCTTCCGACTCTGCTGGAGAATCTACTTTGAAGCGACTACGTTCCGTGGTTTCGACTACCTCTGAAGATGTAGTTGATCGGCCTCCGAGAATCCGATCTGTTGCAAGGGTGCCAAATCCCATGGCGACTGTGATTAAAGCTGTAGCAGAAGCTGCCAGAGATGTGAGAAAAGCAAAACCTTCAGGAAATGTATTCGACAGACTAAGTCGTGCAGTGGAGGTTTCAGAGCCTGAGCTTGTTGGAGAAGTTGCTGCAGCCGAAGATGATGAATTTGAAGACTTAAACCAATTTGGGGAGCATACCTGTTCAACTCAGCCTCAAAGACTTGACTATGATGAAAGCTATGATGGGGATATGACGATGATGAAAAGGGAAAGCACTCTGGGATATGATTATATATCGGACAACGAAGGGTATGATGAAGGAAAAGTTACTGGGCACTCCGATATTTCTCAGACTAACATACATGGTGGAATCAGGCATGAAGATTCAGTGATAATGCAGTACAGTATATCAGAGACCACTGAAGATGATATTAGCTTTAAAcggaaaaagaagatggagcaGCTGCCTGTGACAGCTAATTCTTCCCATAAGATGGCTAACATTCCTGTAAATGCAAATTCATGGCAGCCTTCTCGCCAACAGGCTGGACACGATGCTACTAAGCTGGACAACCAGCACCCTCCGCGAGGAAGTCTGGCAGTGGCAAAGAACTCTGATGGCCAGGTCATAGGGAACAACAAACACATCTCTGTTGCTAATGGAAAT GCACAACCTGCTGCAGATACTCCCAAAGAGTCTCAGAAAATGCTATCATCAACTCCTG GATTAAATTCTACAACTCGTTCTTTGGAGGACACTGATTCTCGGACTGTTTTTGTGAGCAAT GTTCATACCGCTGCCACCAAGGATAGTCTTTCTCAGCATTTCAATAAATTTGGTGAAGTACTAAAAGTGATAATAAATACTGACGCAGCGACTGGACAACCAATAGG ATCAGCTGTTGTGGAGTTCACGAAGAAAGAGGCTGCAGATGATGCACTTTCTTTGGATGGGTCCTCTTTTATGTCACGGGTTCTCAGG GTTGTAAAGCGGAATACGACTCTTCAGAAGATCTCTCCAATGACCTGGCCACGGCTTGGAAGGGCCTCTCCTTATGCAAGGTTTTCCAGAGTTCCTTTTTCCAGAGGAATTCCAGGTGCATTCCGTTCTCGTCTGCCTGTCAGACCTGGTGCAAGGAGCTTGCAATGGAAGCGGGATGCGCAGGGCACTCCTGTAGAAGGTGGGACTAGCATTGCTGCCAACAGCATCCCCTTTTTCGGTACCCGGAGATTTACCTACGTGCGTACCGAGTCTAAACCTACTGAGAACACTGGCGGAACATAG
- the LOC115756517 gene encoding uncharacterized protein LOC115756517 produces the protein MSAPLARRCCGSKIKLLAATLLPASSAVEPRPSPPSQPAVPLNRSFPQTPTFPRLPSYYHHHHHPHVPPLCSFPLPPSSSFSTTSPSHPDKPPHPTDYPSQNPNFKHQEIEGPTVERDLSALANETRQVLDDLIKTLYSSSKAIAALGLLQLALGAWISYLTRSSPIFEASLLGCVAFGFPFSLAFLVRQSVKPIYFFYKMEQLGRLQILTLSLQVAKSLNLFFVRARGVSYFCAAALSFGVLFTLLSK, from the coding sequence ATGTCTGCTCCGTTAGCCCGAAGGTGCTGTGGCTCCAAGATCAAGCTCCTCGCCGCCACTCTCCTCCCTGCATCTTCCGCCGTCGAACCCCGCCCTTCTCCTCCCTCTCAGCCTGCTGTTCCCCTCAACCGCTCATTCCCTCAAACCCCAACCTTCCCTCGCCTCCCCTCTTattaccatcatcatcatcatcctcatgtCCCTCCTCTTTGCTCCTTCCCCCTCCCGCCCTCCTCATCCTTCTCCACCACCTCTCCCTCCCATCCCGACAAACCTCCCCATCCGACTGACTACCCCAGCCAAAACCCCAACTTCAAGCACCAGGAGATCGAGGGCCCCACCGTCGAGCGCGACCTCTCTGCTTTGGCCAACGAGACCCGCCAGGTGCTCGATGATTTGATCAAGACCCTCTACAGCTCCAGCAAGGCCATTGCCGCCCTGGGTCTCCTCCAGCTCGCCCTCGGCGCTTGGATCTCCTACCTCACTCGCTCCTCCCCCATCTTCGAAGCCTCCCTCCTCGGCTGCGTAGCCTTCGGCTTCCCTTTCTCCCTCGCCTTCCTGGTCCGCCAGTCCGTGAAGCCCATCTACTTCTTCTATAAAATGGAGCAGCTCGGTCGCCTCCAGATCCTCACCCTCTCGCTTCAGGTTGCCAAGAGCTTGAACCTCTTCTTCGTCCGGGCTCGCGGGGTTTCCTATTTCTGTGCTGCGGCTCTCTCCTTTGGTGTCTTGTTCACTTTGCTCTCCAAAtga